In Streptomyces sp. NBC_01381, a genomic segment contains:
- a CDS encoding TetR/AcrR family transcriptional regulator: MSKQPAPPPVPKSRSHRDKILDGALLCLQEKGYARTTARDVAEASGAGLGSIGYHFGGMEGLLDEALGRCFEVWTARVRDAVSASAGQGPRAQLESALVALIDSFDELRPMVVSYIEAFPPAVRSAALRERLAAGYAEARRAGFAMTADACAELGIAPPPGAEVVSSVVIALCDGLMLQWIADPEATPDAHEVLDALTLLAPFLTPAD, encoded by the coding sequence ATGTCTAAGCAGCCCGCACCCCCGCCCGTACCGAAGTCGAGAAGCCACCGCGACAAGATCCTGGACGGGGCGCTCCTCTGCCTTCAGGAGAAGGGGTACGCGCGCACGACGGCGCGCGATGTCGCCGAGGCGTCCGGCGCCGGACTCGGCTCGATCGGCTATCACTTCGGCGGCATGGAGGGCCTGCTCGACGAGGCGCTCGGCCGGTGCTTCGAGGTGTGGACGGCCCGCGTGCGCGACGCGGTCTCCGCGAGCGCAGGTCAGGGCCCTCGGGCGCAGTTGGAGTCGGCGCTCGTCGCGCTGATCGACTCGTTCGACGAGCTGCGGCCCATGGTGGTCAGCTACATCGAGGCGTTCCCGCCGGCCGTGCGGTCCGCCGCCCTGCGCGAGCGGCTCGCCGCCGGTTACGCGGAGGCGCGCCGGGCGGGCTTCGCGATGACCGCCGATGCCTGCGCCGAGCTGGGGATCGCGCCGCCTCCCGGTGCCGAGGTCGTCTCCTCGGTGGTCATCGCGCTGTGCGACGGCCTGATGCTGCAGTGGATCGCCGACCCGGAGGCCACGCCGGACGCGCACGAGGTCCTGGACGCGCTGACGCTGCTCGCCCCGTTCCTCACGCCTGCGGACTGA
- a CDS encoding cytochrome P450 codes for MTPASPPPGPRLPAPLQTALFLAAPGRFTRAAQRHYGPAFQVRFLGFPPEVLVTNAELAAEIYAVDAGGGRAGEVRRQFLEPMVGKHSLLSLDGDPWWRHRRLLSPPLHGKSIARYREEIAEIAAAEIARWPHDRPFVLRDSLQNITLEVILRLVFGIRDATRLDRLRALIPELIEVGGSAALLMTPPRVSAWTQTSPVLRRMTFLPTTRFLRVRDAVDAILYEEIARRRREPVPGATDVLSRLLEARDEDGTPLGDQELRDELITLLEAGHETTATGLAWAFERLLRTPDVLEKLRAELELDADERYLDAVVKEALRSRPVVYDAPRLLDVPLKLGAYEVPAGWYAGPLISLIHRDPDAFPRPDEFRPERFLGEEAARAQQSWMPFGGGRRYCVGAQLALLEMKVIIREVLERSDLTVPDPAPEKPRMRHVTLVPARGTLVVARGEKSEGSVVGKRRTVTVREEIAVPPDVAWAALADVTRMGEWSPECTGGRWIGGATRAEAGARFEGANHKDRVRWTTRCTITLAEPGRSLAWEVKVGVPLSRWSFTLTPTESGTLAEQTWRDLRVGPFGALAARLGEAGLRTGPRADHNERGMRATLAALKQHLESAHTRWPHAPRGAK; via the coding sequence ATGACCCCTGCCTCTCCGCCTCCGGGCCCGCGCCTGCCCGCGCCGCTCCAGACGGCGCTGTTCCTCGCCGCGCCGGGCCGCTTCACGCGCGCTGCCCAGCGGCACTACGGACCCGCGTTCCAGGTCCGCTTCCTCGGCTTCCCTCCCGAAGTGCTCGTCACGAACGCCGAGTTGGCGGCGGAGATCTACGCCGTCGACGCGGGCGGCGGGCGCGCCGGCGAGGTGCGGCGGCAGTTCCTGGAGCCGATGGTCGGCAAGCACTCGCTGCTCAGCCTGGACGGCGACCCGTGGTGGCGGCACCGGCGTCTGCTCAGCCCGCCGCTGCACGGAAAGTCCATCGCCCGCTATCGGGAGGAGATAGCCGAGATCGCCGCCGCGGAGATCGCGCGCTGGCCGCACGACCGGCCGTTCGTCCTGCGCGATTCCCTGCAGAACATCACCCTCGAAGTCATCCTGCGTCTGGTCTTCGGCATCCGCGACGCCACCCGCCTCGACCGACTGCGCGCCCTGATACCGGAGTTGATCGAGGTCGGCGGGTCGGCGGCGCTCCTCATGACCCCGCCCCGGGTGAGCGCCTGGACCCAGACCTCCCCGGTGCTGCGCCGGATGACGTTCCTGCCGACCACGCGGTTCCTGCGGGTGCGCGACGCGGTGGACGCGATCCTGTACGAGGAGATCGCGCGGCGGCGCCGCGAGCCGGTGCCCGGCGCGACCGACGTACTCTCCCGCCTCCTGGAAGCCCGAGACGAGGACGGCACTCCCCTCGGCGACCAGGAGTTGCGTGACGAGCTGATCACCTTGCTCGAGGCCGGCCACGAGACCACGGCCACGGGGCTCGCCTGGGCCTTCGAACGCCTCCTGCGCACCCCTGACGTCCTCGAGAAGCTGCGCGCCGAGCTCGAACTCGACGCGGACGAGCGGTACTTGGACGCGGTGGTCAAGGAAGCGCTGCGCTCCCGGCCTGTGGTGTACGACGCTCCGCGCCTCCTCGACGTCCCGCTGAAGCTGGGCGCGTACGAGGTTCCGGCGGGCTGGTACGCCGGACCGCTGATCTCCCTGATCCACCGGGACCCGGACGCCTTCCCGCGGCCGGACGAGTTCCGGCCCGAGCGCTTCCTGGGTGAGGAGGCCGCCCGCGCACAGCAGTCGTGGATGCCTTTCGGCGGCGGTCGGCGCTACTGCGTGGGTGCCCAACTCGCCCTGCTGGAAATGAAAGTGATCATCCGTGAGGTCTTGGAGCGGTCCGATCTGACCGTGCCGGACCCAGCGCCGGAGAAGCCGCGGATGCGGCATGTCACCCTGGTGCCGGCGCGCGGCACCCTGGTCGTGGCGCGGGGCGAGAAGAGCGAGGGAAGCGTCGTGGGCAAGCGCAGGACCGTCACCGTACGAGAAGAGATCGCGGTCCCCCCGGACGTGGCCTGGGCGGCCCTGGCCGATGTGACCAGGATGGGCGAGTGGAGCCCCGAGTGCACCGGCGGACGCTGGATCGGCGGCGCCACGCGGGCCGAGGCAGGCGCCCGGTTCGAGGGCGCCAACCACAAGGACCGCGTCCGCTGGACCACCCGCTGCACCATCACCCTGGCCGAGCCCGGTCGCTCCCTGGCCTGGGAGGTCAAGGTGGGTGTGCCGCTGTCCCGTTGGAGCTTCACGCTGACGCCCACCGAGAGCGGCACGCTCGCGGAACAGACCTGGCGCGATCTGCGCGTCGGTCCCTTCGGCGCCCTGGCAGCCCGGCTCGGCGAGGCGGGACTGCGCACGGGTCCCCGCGCCGACCACAACGAACGCGGGATGCGTGCCACGCTCGCGGCGCTCAAGCAGCATCTGGAATCGGCCCACACGCGATGGCCTCACGCGCCTCGCGGAGCGAAGTGA
- a CDS encoding PepSY domain-containing protein — MSAEPTLLAPDDGQETPGDAPSAGRSGWASLRPLVLRLHFYAGVLIAPFLLVAATTGLLYACSFQAEKIVYDHEMRVPVSANGTELPVSRQVAAARKAYPEGEIGAVRPSPEEGATTRVLLTGVPGVDEDRKLAVFVNPYNGEVRGALEQYGSTGALPLRTWISELHRNLHLGEPGRLYSELAASWLWVIAGGGLVLWFGRRRARRKLRGTTGRRRTLSLHGSVGVWAAVGLILLSATGLTWSTYAGESISDLREAIGQTTPTVTAGVAGGGGEHAEHDASGSAGAAKGDDVGLDAVLKAARAEGLGNPVEIVAPADASSAYVVSQVGRSWPTKQDSVAIDPATGEVTDVQRFADYPVLAKLTRWGIDAHTGVLFGLVNQIALAALALCLILLIVWGYRMWWQRGRGTAFGRPLPRGAWQNVPAYILVPIMAAIAALGYFVPLLGITLAAFLAVDIALGEIAYRRGRRTYA, encoded by the coding sequence ATGTCCGCCGAACCCACACTTCTCGCCCCGGACGACGGGCAGGAGACCCCGGGGGATGCTCCCTCCGCAGGCCGGTCCGGATGGGCGTCGCTGCGTCCGCTGGTGCTGCGGCTGCACTTCTACGCCGGGGTGCTCATCGCGCCCTTCCTTCTCGTCGCCGCCACGACGGGACTTCTCTACGCCTGTTCCTTCCAGGCCGAGAAGATCGTGTACGACCATGAAATGCGCGTCCCTGTGAGCGCGAACGGCACCGAACTTCCCGTCTCTCGGCAGGTGGCCGCCGCCCGCAAGGCGTATCCCGAAGGCGAGATCGGCGCGGTGCGCCCCTCGCCGGAGGAGGGCGCCACGACGCGTGTCCTGCTGACCGGAGTGCCCGGCGTGGACGAAGACCGCAAGCTCGCCGTCTTCGTGAACCCGTACAACGGAGAAGTCCGCGGCGCCCTTGAGCAGTACGGCTCCACCGGCGCCCTGCCGTTGCGCACCTGGATCTCCGAACTCCACCGCAATCTGCACCTCGGCGAGCCCGGCCGCCTCTACAGCGAACTCGCCGCCAGCTGGCTGTGGGTGATCGCCGGCGGCGGTCTCGTCCTGTGGTTCGGACGGCGAAGGGCCCGCCGCAAGCTGCGCGGCACCACCGGCCGCCGGCGCACGCTGTCACTGCACGGCTCGGTCGGCGTATGGGCCGCCGTCGGACTGATCTTGCTGTCGGCGACGGGCCTCACCTGGTCGACGTACGCCGGAGAGAGCATCAGCGACCTGCGCGAGGCCATCGGGCAGACGACACCGACGGTGACGGCGGGCGTCGCGGGCGGCGGCGGGGAGCACGCCGAGCACGACGCGTCCGGCTCGGCGGGCGCCGCGAAGGGCGACGACGTCGGCCTGGACGCCGTGCTGAAGGCGGCCCGCGCCGAGGGGCTCGGCAACCCGGTGGAGATCGTCGCGCCCGCCGACGCGTCGTCCGCGTACGTCGTCAGCCAGGTCGGGCGCAGCTGGCCCACCAAGCAGGACTCCGTCGCCATCGACCCGGCCACCGGTGAGGTCACCGACGTACAGCGGTTCGCCGACTATCCCGTGCTCGCCAAGCTCACCCGCTGGGGCATCGACGCGCACACCGGTGTCCTGTTCGGCCTCGTCAACCAGATCGCCCTCGCCGCGCTCGCCCTCTGTCTGATCCTGCTGATCGTGTGGGGCTACCGCATGTGGTGGCAGCGCGGCCGCGGCACCGCCTTCGGCCGCCCACTGCCGCGCGGGGCATGGCAGAACGTCCCCGCATACATCCTGGTCCCGATCATGGCGGCGATCGCCGCACTCGGCTACTTCGTCCCGCTGCTCGGCATCACCCTGGCCGCCTTCCTCGCCGTGGACATCGCCCTGGGGGAGATCGCCTACCGGCGCGGGCGGCGAACCTACGCCTGA
- a CDS encoding alpha/beta hydrolase — protein sequence MTLRTTQRRASIIHGYGASPEDHWFGWLAGQLDAGGIPAGVPALPNPLDPDPAQWTEAVRAEVGVPDQDSIVVAHSLGCLTVLRHLRSLAEPWQLGTLVLVAGFVDRLPALPDLDAYIGDGCDVAGLSGRIGRLTVIRSDADPYVPVGHTDRLAGLLGVSADVVPGAGHFLASDGVTSLREAREAIACGPIPDAA from the coding sequence ATGACCCTTCGAACAACGCAGCGGCGCGCCTCGATCATCCACGGGTACGGAGCCTCCCCCGAAGACCACTGGTTCGGCTGGCTCGCCGGGCAGCTCGACGCGGGCGGCATCCCGGCCGGCGTCCCGGCCCTTCCGAACCCGCTGGACCCGGACCCCGCACAGTGGACGGAGGCCGTACGCGCCGAAGTGGGAGTCCCCGACCAGGACTCGATCGTCGTCGCGCACAGCCTCGGCTGCCTGACCGTGCTGCGCCATCTGCGTTCGCTCGCAGAACCCTGGCAGTTGGGCACCCTCGTACTCGTCGCCGGGTTCGTCGACCGACTGCCCGCGCTCCCGGACCTGGACGCCTACATCGGGGACGGCTGTGACGTGGCAGGGCTGAGCGGCCGCATCGGTCGGCTCACCGTCATCCGGTCGGACGCGGACCCGTACGTACCCGTCGGCCACACCGACCGCCTTGCCGGTCTCCTGGGGGTCTCCGCGGACGTCGTCCCCGGAGCCGGTCATTTCCTGGCCTCCGACGGCGTCACTTCGCTCCGCGAGGCGCGTGAGGCCATCGCGTGTGGGCCGATTCCAGATGCTGCTTGA
- a CDS encoding MerR family transcriptional regulator codes for MLISELADLTGVSARALRHYEERGLLVPDRNSSGYRDYSASDVTRVAQIRTMISAGLGTATIRRYLDCARTGEHGTSLEMCPDLRADLDALAGRLAAQQARLRETQRRLSGLAAPG; via the coding sequence GTGCTGATCAGCGAACTCGCCGATCTGACCGGCGTGAGCGCGCGGGCGCTGCGCCACTACGAGGAGCGGGGACTGCTGGTTCCGGATCGCAACAGCAGCGGGTACCGGGACTACTCCGCGTCCGATGTCACCCGCGTCGCCCAGATCCGGACGATGATCTCCGCCGGCCTCGGGACCGCGACCATCCGGCGCTACCTCGACTGCGCCCGCACCGGCGAGCACGGCACTTCCCTGGAGATGTGCCCGGACCTGCGGGCCGACCTTGACGCCCTGGCCGGACGCCTCGCCGCCCAGCAGGCCCGACTCCGTGAGACTCAGCGCCGGTTGAGCGGGCTCGCGGCTCCGGGCTGA
- a CDS encoding DNA-binding protein, which yields MVPLAVRVVKRLVALDAEFGARAALPVVREAMRRMPDLSVDPRALRHQDSDRLAALAELCEVVGWILFDAGRYRAAHRMNVRAAALAELCGDRWMARFVFLNHSMLKAHTGEPRAALDAVARTAGVRAMPARVGSLVLVRQAHAVAMLGGRSEAVELISRAHSRFLDGVSRHDPPWAWWFDETELLGHQGWVHARLGRWDRAVPLLHRAATAPGPSYRKLFTAQLLAALVGAGAWSEAEDLIAEIAPDAARIGSVRTTETLGGTATRLRGRTDVPTSLRDAAVFLLESLPGGAGGARRQPGADPPQPGAASPLNRR from the coding sequence ATGGTCCCCCTGGCCGTACGCGTCGTGAAGCGACTGGTGGCCCTCGACGCCGAGTTCGGTGCGAGGGCGGCCTTGCCCGTCGTGCGCGAGGCGATGCGGCGCATGCCGGACCTGTCCGTCGATCCCCGAGCCCTGCGCCACCAGGACAGCGACCGGCTCGCGGCGCTCGCCGAGCTGTGCGAGGTCGTCGGCTGGATCCTCTTCGACGCGGGCCGCTACCGTGCGGCCCACCGGATGAACGTCCGCGCGGCGGCCCTGGCCGAACTCTGCGGAGACCGCTGGATGGCCCGCTTCGTGTTCCTGAACCACAGCATGCTCAAGGCCCACACCGGAGAACCACGGGCCGCCCTGGACGCCGTCGCCCGTACGGCCGGGGTGCGGGCCATGCCCGCACGGGTCGGCAGTCTCGTCCTGGTGCGGCAGGCCCACGCGGTCGCCATGCTGGGCGGCCGCAGCGAGGCCGTGGAGCTGATCTCCCGCGCGCACAGCCGGTTCCTGGACGGCGTCTCGCGCCACGATCCACCCTGGGCCTGGTGGTTCGACGAGACCGAACTCCTCGGCCACCAGGGCTGGGTCCACGCCAGACTGGGCCGCTGGGACCGCGCCGTCCCTCTGTTGCACCGCGCCGCCACCGCGCCCGGACCGTCCTACCGCAAGTTGTTCACGGCGCAGCTCCTCGCGGCCCTCGTGGGGGCGGGGGCCTGGAGCGAGGCGGAAGATCTCATCGCGGAGATCGCTCCTGACGCCGCCCGCATCGGTTCCGTACGCACGACCGAGACACTCGGCGGAACGGCGACCCGGCTGCGCGGGCGTACGGACGTGCCGACCTCGCTGCGGGACGCGGCGGTCTTCCTCCTGGAGTCGCTACCGGGTGGTGCCGGCGGCGCGAGGCGGCAGCCCGGTGCCGACCCGCCTCAGCCCGGAGCCGCGAGCCCGCTCAACCGGCGCTGA